A genomic stretch from Candidatus Sysuiplasma jiujiangense includes:
- the yjjX gene encoding inosine/xanthosine triphosphatase, whose product MTGKTICLGGTFNVLHDGHRMLLRTAFESADSVIIGLTSDLMASGRRKFVRPYDHRYSSLRNFCSKFGSEFGIYRIDDPYGPSIEISAIDAIAVTEDNSFRAAEINRIRVKKSMKPLRIIEVPVIRAADGLPLSSTRILNGECDRHGNVLSELRIGIGSSNPSKIEGIERAFRRYGRDFSNPVFLPVATESRVPDQPLDRRDTVRGALNRATQSLKGNDIGVGIEAGLMESGIKGVFLDVQFCVIIDKAGGKTCGQGIGFQYPASVTGMLTSGKGSAGTVMSELSGITDIGRKNGAIGYLSRGVLSRSHITEDAVIAALLPRINRELYAIPAHHAAKW is encoded by the coding sequence CCGGAAAAACAATATGTCTCGGTGGAACATTCAACGTCCTGCATGACGGTCACAGGATGCTGCTGAGGACCGCGTTTGAAAGCGCAGACAGTGTGATTATCGGCCTGACATCAGACTTGATGGCTTCAGGAAGGAGGAAATTCGTGAGGCCGTATGATCACAGATACAGCTCGCTAAGAAACTTCTGCTCGAAATTTGGCAGTGAATTCGGCATTTACAGGATCGATGATCCGTACGGCCCCTCGATCGAGATAAGCGCCATAGACGCCATAGCAGTAACAGAAGACAACTCGTTCAGGGCGGCGGAAATCAACAGGATAAGGGTGAAGAAGAGCATGAAACCTCTGCGTATTATCGAAGTACCCGTTATCCGGGCGGCTGACGGACTTCCGTTGAGCTCAACTCGCATACTGAACGGCGAGTGCGACAGGCATGGCAATGTTCTGTCTGAGTTGCGCATAGGCATAGGGTCCTCGAATCCGTCGAAGATAGAAGGGATTGAAAGGGCGTTCCGGCGTTATGGAAGGGATTTCTCCAATCCTGTTTTCCTGCCCGTTGCAACGGAATCGCGCGTTCCTGACCAGCCGCTGGACAGAAGAGATACAGTAAGGGGTGCACTGAACAGAGCGACGCAGTCACTGAAGGGAAACGACATCGGCGTCGGCATTGAGGCCGGTCTTATGGAAAGCGGAATTAAGGGTGTTTTCCTTGATGTCCAGTTCTGCGTAATTATTGACAAAGCCGGAGGAAAAACCTGCGGTCAGGGGATCGGTTTCCAGTATCCGGCATCCGTGACAGGTATGCTGACATCCGGCAAAGGCTCGGCCGGAACCGTCATGTCGGAGCTTTCCGGCATAACAGATATAGGCAGGAAAAACGGCGCCATAGGTTATCTTTCGCGCGGCGTTCTGAGCAGGAGTCATATCACCGAGGATGCTGTCATCGCCGCTCTCCTGCCGAGGATTAACCGTGAATTGTATGCCATCCCTGCACATCATGCGGCGAAATGGTAA